Part of the Cryptosporangium arvum DSM 44712 genome, AGCGCCGTTCAGCGCGGGGCAGCGCAGCGCCGTTCAGCGCGGGGCAGCGCAGCGCCGTTCAGCGCGGGGCAGCACAGCGCCGTTCAGCGCGGGGCAGCACAGCGCCGTTCAGCGCGGGGCAGCACAGCGCCGTTCAGCGCGGGGCAGCACAGCGCCGTTCAGCGCGGGGCAGCGCAGCGCCGCTCGGCGCGGGGCGGGACCGTTCGGCGCGGCGCGGGGCGGGGCCGTTCGGCGCGGGGCGGGGCGGGGCAGCTAGGCGCGGGGCGGCGCAGCTCGGAACGGCCTAGGTCTTGGCCTTGCTCGGCTTGGCGCGAGGCCCGGAGCGGCGCGCCCCAGCTCCACCGGACCGGTATGGTCGGGACATCGGTGCGGCAGGGCTCGATGCGGCACGACACGGCTCAACGCGGCCGGGCTCGGTATGACACGGCCCAGGTCGACCCGGCACGGTTCGTCGCCGCTCGGTCCGGTTCGGCGCGCTTGGCCCCGCGCGGTGCGGCACGGGCCGGGCTGGCCCGCCGCGGTACGGCGCGGCCTCGCCCGCCGCGGTACGGGGCGGCGCGGCGCGGCGCGGGCAATTTTCGGCCCACCCAGCCCGACTGTGACCAGCCCTGCTCGGTGCGGCCAGCACAGTGCGGGTGGACTCGGTGCGCGTGGCCGGCTTCTGGCCGAGTTCTATGCGGCGCGACCTGGCGCGACGCAGCTCAGCCGGGCTCGGCTCGGTGCAGTGCGCGCAGTTCGATACGACCACGGCGCGACACGGCACACCCGACTCGGCTCGGTTGACGCCGAGTTCGGCGCAGCCCGGCGCAGCCCGGCGCGGCACGTTCAGCGCGGTGCGGCACGGCGCGGCCCGGGGACAGCCCGGCACGGCCTGGCCTGGCACGGGCGCGGCGCGGCGCGGCGCGGCGCGCATAGCACCGCGCGCCTAACTCGGCGCGGCATGGCGCGGCACGGCACGGCGCGGCATGCATGGCACCGCGCGCCTAACTCGGCGCGGCTCAGTGCGGTCGGCCCGGCTCGGCCCGGTGCGAGGGAGCACGGTGCGAGGGAGCACGGTGCGAGGGAGCACGGTGCGAGGGAGCCGACTCTCGCCGGCTCATGGGATGGGGAGTGGTGCCGGGTTCGGCGTCGGGGACGTTCGGGGCGGTGTCGCCTGGGCCTTGGGCCCGTCAGGCCGGGGGTGGGAGGGGCTCGGTGGGGGTGGTCAGGCGCTCGCTGACGGCGATCAGGTCGGGGTAGCGGCGGGTTCGGGCGCCGCCGTCGATGCTGTGGACGCTGCCGGTGATGAAGCCGGCTTCGTCGGAGGCCAGGAACAGGATCAGCGCGGCGATCTCCTCCGGGGCGGCGAAGCGGCCGAGGGGCGTGTTCTCGACGTACTCTTCGACCGCGCCCGGTAGGGCCCAGAGCGGTTCGGTGGCCGGGGTGCGGACGAGGCCGGGGGCGACCGCGTTGACCCGGATGCCGGCCGGGCCGAGTTCGAGCGCGGCGACCTCGGTCAGCGCGACCACCCCGGCCTTCGCCGCGCAGTAGGCCGCCATCCCGCGGCCGGGCTGGATCGCATTCAAGCTCGCCAACGCCACGATGGCCCCACCCGCTCGGAGCACGCGCCCCGCGTGCTTCACGGTGTGGAAAACCCCGTGCAAGGACAGGTCGACGACGCGGCGCCACTCGGTGGCGTCCAGTTCGGTGATCTCGCCGATCGTGGCGCCGCCGGCGTTCGCGACCGCGATGTCGAGCCCGCCGAAGTGCTCGGTCGCGGACGACACCAGCGCGTGGACGTCGTCCTCGACGGTGACGTCGGTGTGCCGGGCGGCGAAGCTCTCGCCGAGTTCGGCGCTCAGCGCGGCGAGGCCGGCGTCGTCGATGTCACCGCCCACCACGTGCGCGCCCTCGGCGACGAAGCGACGGGCCACGGCGGCACCGATGCCGTTCGCGGCGCCGGTGACCACTGCTGTCTTCCCGGTCAGCCGGGCGTTCGAGTCCACCATGGAGGCAGGGTGGCAGGGCGGACGCGCCGAATCAACGGAATCGTCGCTCATGGTGCGGGCGGTTGGTGCTGCGAGGTCCACCAGTCGTACTCGGGTGCGGGTCGCTGGGCCGGGATGTCCGGTCGCTGCGCTCGGGTCGCCGGATGCTGCTGGGGCGCGTCTTCCGGAACGATCTCCGGCTGCCCCGGCCACGGATGGTTCCCGCCGTCGGCACGCACCGGCCCCGCCAACCGCCGCGCCCCGGAACCAACCGCCCCGCCGCGCGCCCCGGAACCAACCGTCCCTGCCCCCGGTCCAGGCCCCCCGACCCACGGCCCGGAATCGGGCCCCCCGACCCAAGGTCCGGGCCCGACCACCCCGGCCGCCCCAGCGGCCCCAGCGGCCCCAGCGGCCCCAGCGGCCCCAGCCGCACCGGTCTCCCCGACCGCCCCGACCGCCCCGACCCAAGGCTCCACGACGGGCGCCCTGTCCGGCCGATGCCACACCCCAGGCACCACCTCACCCGGCGGCACCGCGTACGGCGAACCCCCCGGCGTCTCGAAGCCCTCAAACCCCCCGGAACGAACCCCCGGCGGCGGCGCGGACGGCGAGCCCACCCGCCCTCCAACAACCGCATCCCCCGCCATCAAAGGCCCACCCACCGCCTGCGCATACCCAGGAGCAACCCGCGCCCGCTCGTCCTCCCCCAACTGCCCCAAATCCCCCACCCGAGAATCACCCGGAACGAACCCCGCCGAAGCCGGATGCGTCGCCCGGTCCCGGTCCGAAACCCCGCCCCGATCCGAAACCCCGCCCGACACCGACACCCCGCCCGGCACCGGAACCCCCTCCGACACCGGAACCCCGCCCGACACCGGGACCGCGATCGTCGGCGGCGCCGTCGGAGCCGCCATCGGCCTCACGACCGGAGCGTCCATCCCCGAGCGTCCGATCATCGCGTACACCGACGGCCGCGTCTCACGCAGCACCAGCGCCCCGATCACCCCGAACCCGAACGGCACGAACACCAGCGCGGCCACCGGCCACGTCCCGCCGGACCCCTCCGGGTTCAGCGCGGGCACGTGGGTGAGCCCGTACGCCACGATCAAACCCAGCGTCAGCGCGGAGAACGCGGCCGCGACGACCTGCCCCTCCCAGCCGAAGAACCCCGTCTCGTCGGCCTCGCCGCGCAGGAACCACACCGTGGCCGACAGCGACGCGAGCCCCAGCATCCCGATCACCCCGAGCGTGGACCCGATCAGCACCCAGGGCTCGAGCGCGCCGGTCGTGCGGTCGCCGAGGAACAGCGCCACGCAGCCGCCGACGGCCGGGTGCGCGAAGTGGAGCAGCAGCGGGCGCCTGCCCTTGACGTCGGGTTCGATCAGGGCCGGCGGCAGCACCCCGTCGCGCGCCAGCCCGGCCAGCTGACGCACGAGCGCGCCCTGGAGCGCGGCCGTCGCGCCGAACACCCCGGTCAGCAGCACGGCCATCAGGACGTTGGTCACCAGCACCGCGTCCTGCGGCCCGACGACCTGCGCCACCAGCAGCGGGAACAGCGCCGGGCCGGCCTGCTGGGCCGTCGCGGCCGCGTTGACCGGCCCGACGAGCACGCTGATCGCCACCGCACCGGCGACGGTGACCGCGGACGTGATCGCGTACGACAGGTACGTGGCCCGCGGCAACGACCGGCCCGGGTCCTTCAGCTCCGCGGTGTAGTTGGCCGCCGTCTCGGTCCCGGTCGACGCCATCAGCGCGAACACCACCGCCACGCCGAACGTGCCGGTGAGCAGGCCGCCGGGTTCCAGGCTCTGGTACGACGCCATCCCACCGGCGGGCGAGCGGAACGCCGCGACGAGCGTCACGACGACGGTCACCAGCTGCAGCACCAGGATCACCGCGAAGATCGGCAGGACCTGACGGGCCCGGAACCGGCTCAGGACCGCCCCCGCGGTCACGCACAGCACGATCCCCACCCAGAGCGGCACGCCGTACCCGAAGACGCTCTGCGTCAACGCTTTGAGGACGCCGGCGAAGAAGCCGTACATCCCGGCGACCATGCCGATGTAGACGACGAGCAGCGCGGCCGCCGCGCCCACGCCGACCGGCCGGCCGAGGCCGTGCGCCACCTGGACGTACAGGCCGCCCGGATGGCGCAGCCGCTTGGCCAGACCGCTGTAACCGAAGACGAACCCCAGCAGGACGACGCCGGAGAACGCGAAGACCAGCGGCGTCGCCTCGACCTGCCCGACGCGGTAGGTCTCCGGCACCGCGCCCCACAGCAGGGTCAGCGGCGTGTGGGTGACGAGCAGGAAGATCAGCAGATGACCGGTGCGCAGACGTCTGGAGTCGGTC contains:
- a CDS encoding SDR family NAD(P)-dependent oxidoreductase, with the protein product MVDSNARLTGKTAVVTGAANGIGAAVARRFVAEGAHVVGGDIDDAGLAALSAELGESFAARHTDVTVEDDVHALVSSATEHFGGLDIAVANAGGATIGEITELDATEWRRVVDLSLHGVFHTVKHAGRVLRAGGAIVALASLNAIQPGRGMAAYCAAKAGVVALTEVAALELGPAGIRVNAVAPGLVRTPATEPLWALPGAVEEYVENTPLGRFAAPEEIAALILFLASDEAGFITGSVHSIDGGARTRRYPDLIAVSERLTTPTEPLPPPA
- a CDS encoding APC family permease, with translation MGSTDSRRLRTGHLLIFLLVTHTPLTLLWGAVPETYRVGQVEATPLVFAFSGVVLLGFVFGYSGLAKRLRHPGGLYVQVAHGLGRPVGVGAAAALLVVYIGMVAGMYGFFAGVLKALTQSVFGYGVPLWVGIVLCVTAGAVLSRFRARQVLPIFAVILVLQLVTVVVTLVAAFRSPAGGMASYQSLEPGGLLTGTFGVAVVFALMASTGTETAANYTAELKDPGRSLPRATYLSYAITSAVTVAGAVAISVLVGPVNAAATAQQAGPALFPLLVAQVVGPQDAVLVTNVLMAVLLTGVFGATAALQGALVRQLAGLARDGVLPPALIEPDVKGRRPLLLHFAHPAVGGCVALFLGDRTTGALEPWVLIGSTLGVIGMLGLASLSATVWFLRGEADETGFFGWEGQVVAAAFSALTLGLIVAYGLTHVPALNPEGSGGTWPVAALVFVPFGFGVIGALVLRETRPSVYAMIGRSGMDAPVVRPMAAPTAPPTIAVPVSGGVPVSEGVPVPGGVSVSGGVSDRGGVSDRDRATHPASAGFVPGDSRVGDLGQLGEDERARVAPGYAQAVGGPLMAGDAVVGGRVGSPSAPPPGVRSGGFEGFETPGGSPYAVPPGEVVPGVWHRPDRAPVVEPWVGAVGAVGETGAAGAAGAAGAAGAAGAAGVVGPGPWVGGPDSGPWVGGPGPGAGTVGSGARGGAVGSGARRLAGPVRADGGNHPWPGQPEIVPEDAPQQHPATRAQRPDIPAQRPAPEYDWWTSQHQPPAP